One window of Paroedura picta isolate Pp20150507F chromosome 2, Ppicta_v3.0, whole genome shotgun sequence genomic DNA carries:
- the PPM1A gene encoding protein phosphatase 1A isoform X1 — protein MGAFLDKPKMEKHNAQGQGNGLHYGLSSMQGWRVEMEDAHTAVIGLPNGLDRWSFFAVYDGHAGSQVAKYCCEHLLYYITHNDDFLMGGGPPSVQNVKAGIRAGFLQIDDQMRVICEKKHGVDRSGSTAVGVLISPQHIYFINCGDSRGLLCRNRKVYFFTEDHKPSNPLEKERIQNAGGSVMIQRVNGSLAVSRALGDFDYKCVHGKGPTEQLVSPEPEVYEIERSEEDDQFIILACDGIWDVMGNEELCEFVRSRLEVTDDLERVCNEIVDTCLYKGSRDNMSVILICFPNAPKVLPEALKKEAELDKFLESRVEEIIKKQGEGAPDLVHVMRTLQTENIPNLPPGGELASKRGLIEAVYNRLVPYRNDETDSASTDEMW, from the exons ATGGGAGCATTTTTAGAtaagccaaagatggagaagcacaACGCCCAAGGGCAGGGCAACGGACTACATTATGGGCTAAGCAGCATGCAGGGTTGGCGGGTCGAGATGGAGGACGCGCACACCGCCGTGATTGGCTTACCAAACGGACTCGACCGCTGGTCTTTCTTCGCCGTGTACGACGGGCACGCCGGCTCTCAAGTTGCCAAATACTGCTGCGAGCATTTATTATACTACATCACACACAACGACGATTTCCTGATGGGCGGCGGCCCGCCGTCCGTGCAGAACGTCAAGGCGGGGATCCGAGCCGGCTTCCTGCAGATTGACGACCAAATGAGGGTCATCTGCGAGAAGAAGCACGGCGTGGACAGAAGCGGGTCGACGGCCGTGGGGGTCCTGATCTCCCCCCAGCACATCTATTTTATCAACTGCGGAGACTCTCGAGGTTTGCTTTGTAGGAACAGGAAGGTGTATTTCTTTACGGAAGATCACAAGCCGAgtaatccactggagaaggagcgCATCCAGAACGCGGGCGGCTCGGTGATGATCCAGCGCGTGAACGGCTCCCTCGCGGTGTCCAGAGCGCTCGGGGACTTTGATTACAAATGTGTCCACGGGAAGGGCCCCACGGAGCAGCTGGTCTCCCCTGAGCCTGAAGTCTATGAAATCGAGAGATCAGAAGAGGACGATCAGTTCATCATTCTGGCTTGCGACGGAATCTGGGATGTTATGGGGAACGAGGAGCTGTGCGAGTTTGTGAGGTCGAGGCTGGAAGTCACCGACGACCTTGAGCGAGTTTGCAATGAGATCGTCGACACCTGTTTGTACAAG ggcAGCCGGGACAACATGAGCGTGATTCTGATCTGTTTCCCAAATGCACCAAAGGTATTGCCGGAGGCATTGAAGAAAGAGGCAGAGCTGGACAAGTTCCTGGAGAGCAGAGTAGAAG AGATCATCAAGAAGCAGGGGGAAGGAGCACCAGACCTGGTCCACGTCATGCGCACGTTGCAAACGGAGAACATCCCCAACCTTCCGCCCGGGGGTGAATTGGCAAGCAA ACGGGGTTTGATCGAAGCAGTTTATAACAGACTGGTCCCTTATAGAAATGACGAGACT GACTCTGCGTCAACGGATGAAATGTGGTAA
- the PPM1A gene encoding protein phosphatase 1A isoform X2 yields the protein MGAFLDKPKMEKHNAQGQGNGLHYGLSSMQGWRVEMEDAHTAVIGLPNGLDRWSFFAVYDGHAGSQVAKYCCEHLLYYITHNDDFLMGGGPPSVQNVKAGIRAGFLQIDDQMRVICEKKHGVDRSGSTAVGVLISPQHIYFINCGDSRGLLCRNRKVYFFTEDHKPSNPLEKERIQNAGGSVMIQRVNGSLAVSRALGDFDYKCVHGKGPTEQLVSPEPEVYEIERSEEDDQFIILACDGIWDVMGNEELCEFVRSRLEVTDDLERVCNEIVDTCLYKGSRDNMSVILICFPNAPKVLPEALKKEAELDKFLESRVEEIIKKQGEGAPDLVHVMRTLQTENIPNLPPGGELASK from the exons ATGGGAGCATTTTTAGAtaagccaaagatggagaagcacaACGCCCAAGGGCAGGGCAACGGACTACATTATGGGCTAAGCAGCATGCAGGGTTGGCGGGTCGAGATGGAGGACGCGCACACCGCCGTGATTGGCTTACCAAACGGACTCGACCGCTGGTCTTTCTTCGCCGTGTACGACGGGCACGCCGGCTCTCAAGTTGCCAAATACTGCTGCGAGCATTTATTATACTACATCACACACAACGACGATTTCCTGATGGGCGGCGGCCCGCCGTCCGTGCAGAACGTCAAGGCGGGGATCCGAGCCGGCTTCCTGCAGATTGACGACCAAATGAGGGTCATCTGCGAGAAGAAGCACGGCGTGGACAGAAGCGGGTCGACGGCCGTGGGGGTCCTGATCTCCCCCCAGCACATCTATTTTATCAACTGCGGAGACTCTCGAGGTTTGCTTTGTAGGAACAGGAAGGTGTATTTCTTTACGGAAGATCACAAGCCGAgtaatccactggagaaggagcgCATCCAGAACGCGGGCGGCTCGGTGATGATCCAGCGCGTGAACGGCTCCCTCGCGGTGTCCAGAGCGCTCGGGGACTTTGATTACAAATGTGTCCACGGGAAGGGCCCCACGGAGCAGCTGGTCTCCCCTGAGCCTGAAGTCTATGAAATCGAGAGATCAGAAGAGGACGATCAGTTCATCATTCTGGCTTGCGACGGAATCTGGGATGTTATGGGGAACGAGGAGCTGTGCGAGTTTGTGAGGTCGAGGCTGGAAGTCACCGACGACCTTGAGCGAGTTTGCAATGAGATCGTCGACACCTGTTTGTACAAG ggcAGCCGGGACAACATGAGCGTGATTCTGATCTGTTTCCCAAATGCACCAAAGGTATTGCCGGAGGCATTGAAGAAAGAGGCAGAGCTGGACAAGTTCCTGGAGAGCAGAGTAGAAG AGATCATCAAGAAGCAGGGGGAAGGAGCACCAGACCTGGTCCACGTCATGCGCACGTTGCAAACGGAGAACATCCCCAACCTTCCGCCCGGGGGTGAATTGGCAAGCAAGTGA